Proteins from a genomic interval of candidate division KSB1 bacterium:
- a CDS encoding alpha-L-fucosidase codes for MVKHILLMNALLMLGGFSILVAQHSERDYVPVTDPLIKHKLEQWQDLKFGLMMHWGPYSQWGVVESWSICSEDWITRPVDDYEEYKRQYRNLKKTFNPTQFDPTRWAKAAKAAGMKYLVFTTKHHDGFCMFDSKFTDYKITSPDCPFHSHPNADITKALFDAFRQEGFMIGVYFSKPDWSSEYYWWNYYATPDRHVNYDPAKFPERWQKFKAFTYDQIEELMTRYGKIDILWLDGAWVRPLQNMPKEFEAWAKKKDYNQDIDMASIAAMARKHQPGLIIVDRWVSGEFENYLTPEQKIPDRPLNVPWESCITMAEGWSYNKNHQYKSVHQLIHMLVEIVAKGGNLLLNIGPSPEGDWAEAAYDRLKGVGAWLEVNGEAIYETQPLQPYREGKVCLTQKKDGTVYAIYLADEDEPTPPSKIWLSSIQPAEGAKLKMLGVDQELTWEKVGKGFLVNIPESVQKNPPCRAAWVVKIPAKFGASKD; via the coding sequence ATGGTAAAGCATATTTTACTGATGAATGCACTTTTGATGTTGGGAGGTTTCTCCATATTAGTGGCTCAACATTCAGAACGGGATTATGTGCCTGTCACGGATCCGCTTATCAAACACAAGCTGGAGCAGTGGCAGGACTTGAAATTCGGCTTGATGATGCACTGGGGCCCTTACAGTCAGTGGGGCGTGGTGGAATCCTGGTCGATCTGCTCGGAGGACTGGATCACCCGCCCCGTGGATGATTACGAGGAATATAAACGCCAGTATCGAAATTTGAAAAAGACCTTCAATCCCACCCAATTTGATCCAACCAGATGGGCGAAGGCAGCCAAAGCGGCAGGCATGAAATATCTCGTGTTTACCACCAAGCATCACGATGGCTTCTGCATGTTCGATTCCAAATTCACCGATTACAAAATTACTTCGCCCGATTGTCCGTTTCACTCGCATCCCAACGCCGATATCACCAAAGCGCTGTTCGATGCCTTTCGCCAGGAGGGCTTCATGATCGGCGTCTATTTCTCCAAGCCCGATTGGAGCAGCGAATATTATTGGTGGAATTACTATGCCACACCCGATCGCCATGTCAATTACGACCCCGCCAAATTCCCAGAGCGCTGGCAGAAGTTCAAAGCATTTACCTATGACCAGATCGAAGAGCTGATGACCCGATATGGCAAGATCGACATCCTCTGGCTGGATGGCGCCTGGGTGCGGCCTCTTCAGAATATGCCGAAAGAATTTGAGGCCTGGGCCAAAAAGAAGGATTACAACCAGGATATCGATATGGCTAGCATTGCCGCCATGGCTCGCAAGCATCAGCCTGGTTTGATCATCGTGGATCGCTGGGTGAGCGGCGAGTTCGAGAATTACCTCACCCCCGAGCAAAAAATTCCTGATCGGCCATTGAACGTGCCGTGGGAGTCCTGCATCACTATGGCCGAGGGATGGTCGTACAATAAAAATCATCAATACAAATCAGTCCATCAGCTTATCCACATGTTAGTGGAAATTGTGGCTAAAGGTGGAAATTTGCTACTGAACATTGGTCCCTCCCCCGAAGGCGATTGGGCTGAGGCGGCGTACGATCGTTTGAAGGGAGTTGGCGCCTGGCTTGAAGTGAACGGTGAAGCGATTTACGAGACCCAGCCACTGCAACCGTATCGAGAGGGCAAAGTTTGTTTGACCCAGAAAAAAGACGGGACAGTCTATGCCATTTACCTGGCGGATGAGGATGAACCCACTCCGCCATCAAAAATTTGGCTTTCTTCTATTCAACCCGCTGAGGGCGCAAAGTTGAAGATGCTGGGGGTTGATCAAGAATTGACATGGGAGAAAGTGGGCAAGGGATTTTTGGTGAATATTCCTGAGTCGGTGCAAAAGAACCCGCCGTGTCGGGCAGCGTGGGTGGTGAAGATCCCAGCTAAGTTCGGCGCTTCGAAAGATTAA
- a CDS encoding alpha-L-fucosidase — protein MNIFKFSLLISLIFLLSCGTKNYMAESQAERDARMQWWREARFGMFIHWGLYAIPAGEWNGRTDHAEWIRTTAQIPLEEYDKFVQQFNPVKFNAEEWVQMAKDAGMKYIVITSKHHDGFCLFDSKYTDFDVMSTPFQRDILKELSDACHKAGLKMCWYHSIMDWHHPDYLPRRDWEKDRPTEGADFDRYVRHMKNQLRELVKNYGEIGVLWFDGEWENTWNQERGKDLYNYVRSLQPNIIINNRVGAGRSGMEGFTQAGEFAGDFGTPEQTIPATGLPGVDWETCMTMNDHWGYNKNDHNWKSAKELIQMLADIASKGGNFLLNIGPTAEGLFPQPSIDRLKAIGQWMKVNGSAIYATHASPFKYLAWGRCTQQPMEGGTRLYLHVFDWPEDGILEVPGIYNSAKNAYLLSDPGRSPLAVTRDEDALVIAVPTVAPDTINSVVVLEIEGKPDINNPPEIKADFNIFVDEIEVSMSSDRQNVQIRYTLDGTIPQPNSILATGPIRLTKTTTVSARCFRDDKPVSAAVQATFTKVAPRPAAAVTNPAPGIQFAYFEGDWDWLPDFSQLQPLKTGTLRNFDFSPRQNEEHFGFEYKGFIQIPTDGVYGFATDSDDGSQLFIGDELVVNNDGLHGMMERSGVIALAAGFHPIRVTFFEKTGGDGLKVYWKGAGMEKQLVPDNVLFHR, from the coding sequence ATGAACATCTTCAAATTTTCACTTCTAATTTCTCTCATTTTTCTCTTATCCTGTGGCACAAAAAATTATATGGCCGAATCCCAGGCCGAGCGGGATGCCCGCATGCAATGGTGGCGGGAGGCTCGGTTCGGCATGTTCATTCATTGGGGTTTGTACGCCATCCCTGCGGGCGAATGGAACGGCCGCACCGATCATGCCGAGTGGATCCGTACCACGGCTCAGATTCCATTGGAGGAATATGATAAATTCGTCCAACAATTCAATCCCGTTAAATTCAATGCCGAGGAATGGGTGCAGATGGCCAAAGATGCGGGCATGAAATATATCGTCATCACCTCCAAACACCACGATGGCTTCTGCCTGTTCGATTCCAAATACACCGATTTCGATGTCATGTCCACCCCGTTCCAGCGGGATATTTTGAAGGAGCTATCCGACGCCTGCCACAAAGCGGGTCTCAAGATGTGCTGGTATCATTCGATCATGGATTGGCATCATCCCGATTATCTGCCCCGACGGGATTGGGAGAAAGATCGCCCAACCGAGGGCGCTGATTTCGATCGCTACGTGCGACATATGAAGAATCAGCTTCGGGAGTTGGTGAAAAATTACGGCGAGATCGGCGTGCTCTGGTTCGATGGCGAATGGGAGAACACCTGGAACCAGGAGCGGGGCAAGGACCTCTACAATTACGTCCGCAGTTTGCAGCCCAATATCATCATCAATAATCGGGTGGGCGCTGGCCGATCGGGCATGGAGGGCTTCACTCAAGCTGGCGAATTTGCTGGCGATTTCGGTACGCCCGAGCAGACGATCCCCGCCACGGGTCTGCCTGGCGTGGATTGGGAGACCTGCATGACCATGAACGACCATTGGGGCTACAATAAAAACGATCACAACTGGAAGTCCGCCAAAGAGCTGATCCAGATGCTGGCCGACATTGCTTCCAAAGGCGGTAATTTTCTGCTCAATATTGGTCCCACGGCCGAAGGTTTGTTCCCGCAACCGAGCATCGATCGGCTGAAAGCCATTGGCCAATGGATGAAGGTCAATGGCTCGGCCATCTATGCCACTCACGCCAGCCCGTTCAAATATCTGGCATGGGGTCGCTGCACCCAGCAGCCCATGGAGGGCGGCACACGACTTTATCTGCATGTGTTCGATTGGCCAGAGGATGGCATATTGGAAGTGCCAGGAATCTATAATTCCGCTAAAAATGCCTATTTGCTCTCGGATCCTGGCCGATCTCCATTGGCCGTCACTCGGGACGAGGATGCCCTGGTGATCGCTGTTCCGACCGTGGCGCCCGATACCATCAATAGCGTGGTGGTGCTGGAGATCGAGGGCAAACCTGACATCAACAATCCGCCAGAAATCAAGGCCGATTTCAACATTTTCGTGGACGAGATCGAAGTGAGCATGAGCTCGGATCGGCAGAACGTCCAGATTCGCTACACGCTGGACGGAACTATTCCCCAGCCCAATTCCATTTTGGCGACGGGTCCGATTCGCCTGACCAAGACGACCACGGTTTCGGCCCGCTGCTTTCGGGATGACAAGCCCGTCAGCGCAGCGGTTCAGGCCACGTTCACGAAGGTCGCCCCTCGTCCCGCTGCGGCTGTGACCAATCCCGCCCCAGGTATTCAATTCGCCTATTTCGAGGGCGATTGGGACTGGCTGCCCGATTTCAGCCAATTGCAGCCGCTGAAGACTGGCACGCTGCGCAATTTCGATTTCTCCCCCCGCCAGAACGAGGAGCATTTTGGATTCGAATATAAAGGTTTCATCCAGATTCCGACCGATGGCGTCTATGGCTTCGCCACCGATTCCGATGACGGCAGCCAGCTTTTCATCGGTGATGAGCTGGTGGTGAATAACGATGGTCTGCATGGGATGATGGAACGATCGGGCGTGATCGCCCTGGCGGCTGGATTTCATCCAATCAGAGTGACATTTTTTGAAAAGACTGGTGGGGATGGTTTGAAGGTGTATTGGAAAGGCGCTGGGATGGAGAAGCAGCTTGTGCCTGATAATGTTCTTTTTCATAGATAG